A genome region from Pygocentrus nattereri isolate fPygNat1 chromosome 6, fPygNat1.pri, whole genome shotgun sequence includes the following:
- the heg1 gene encoding protein HEG, which produces MEACAVRRPARVLSVLILSLLQVTIAGSFAPSTDSSITEGTYFTYSGTTDSEETTGLLRRLTSSTVDFTSAGFEHFSTAKLSETHPGFAEREARTATDQNTFSTDMERWTLHSGPEVSTELLSSSTATVTEWGAPPTVANTSDAYLDLAMKEQPATEARTVRDLTVTVLTDKDITDTDTTESISHTDSTYISTTVSRAGERTLLSVTSNSTTPYTDESISSEAAPQTHTSEVKTETTQGGDYTEGALSTEADHTRATSEDQQTMNATQVTDPEPEVPHISQGTQSQTAQPNVTGPGFEMTSGDSSHNSTQPATVVNSSETETDTIADSSTSRTSYTDRSASAPSVTPFVSTEDSRTNMSHRDIETMTTETPARSMSTVVDKKSDGPQTHKDETTVVGLTTAFPSLTTVDDSLPGRQTFVYQTHHTPEATEVLTTATGPVTQRPQHTEEDTHVTSTLASTVPTTVVTTLLASTNAATPLTTRQLQPSTTAKPHTPHVTLSPMETTQVLTATTTEQHQPTSRTVTPSLTSSSSQPEDVSTDVSTLHLETSTATPGNTTAHGRHTTASYSTSAPTRSTAVVTTGKHTERGSTQKEATTTQIPVKSTTTPDHICMLKTCANGGKCVQGHKCECLPAWTGANCTEDVDECVSNPCPKDSKCVNTRGSFTCKCALGYDLEDGRSCTQAKTFLGTFSVNSSLNIRSAGLHELHKEILQLLDAALSVLHGYRRSTLDDTGGWNISARNMFSLSSNVTSSEVYSRIQTFLRNCNKPRSRCTLKLHHQLAYQGESLCLPKYNKCDTQSSVCNDTNGTLFCQCLQGFFKKNPEDTTCRDCGDGFALVNETCVECTFGFGGFNCNNFYGLIAKVVSPAAGGLLLIIIIALIVACCRKDKNDINKIIFKSGDLQMSPYAEFPKSSRVSMEWGRETIEMQENGSTKNLLQMTDIYYSPALRNADLERNGLYPFSGLPGSRHSCIYPAQWNPSFISDDSRRRDYF; this is translated from the exons ATGGAAGCGTGTGCAGTGAGGCGCCCAGCCCGTGTGCTCTCGGTGCTCATCCTGTCTCTCTTACAAGTAACGATTGCTGGAAGTTTCGCGCCGAGCACAGACAGCTCGATCACAGAAGGAACTTACTTCACTTACTCGGGCACGACCGACTCCGAAGAAACAACTGGTTTACTGAGGAGGCTGACGTCTTCTACAGTGGACTTCACTTCTGCCGGGTTTGAACACTTCTCCACAGCTAAGCTCTCGGAAACCCACCCTGGCTTTGCAGAGAGGGAAGCCAGAACTG CCACTGATCAGAACACTTTCTCTACGGACATGGAGAGATGGACATTGCATAGCGGTCCAGAAGTGTCaactgagctgctgagctccaGCACTGCCACAGTCACTGAGTGGGGAGCTCCACCCACAGTAGCAAACACATCTGATGCTTATCTAGATTTGGCAATGAAAGAGCAACCTGCAACTGAGGCTAGGACTGTGAGAGACCTCACTGTGACAGTGCTTACGGACAAAGACATCACAGATACGGACACTACAGAGTCCATTTCACATACTGACAGCACCTACATATCCACCACCGTCAGCCGTGCCGGAGAGCGCACTCTGCTGTCTGTCACATCCAACAGCACTACTCCGTACACGGACGAGTCCATCTCCTCTGAGGCGGCTCCACAAACGCATACCTCAGAGGTAAAGACAGAGACCACTCAAGGTGGGGACTACACGGAGGGTGCCTTGTCTACAGAGGCTGACCATACCAGGGCAACATCCGAGGATCAGCAGACAATGAACGCTACCCAAGTGACTGACCCTGAGCCTGAGGTTCCGCATATCTCCCAGGGCACCCAGTCTCAGACAGCACAGCCTAACGTCACAGGGCCAGGTTTTGAAATGACTTCTGGCGACAGCAGCCACAACTCCACTCAGCCTGCCACAGTGGTCAACAGCtctgagactgagacagacactATAGCTGATTCATCCACAAGTAGGACATCATACACAGACCGAAGTGCTTCTGCGCCATCTGTCACACCTTTCGTGTCCACAGAAGACAGCCGGACAAATATGTCCCACAGGGACATTGAAACTATGACCACTGAGACTCCTGCAAGGTCCATGAGCACTGTGGTAGACAAAAAGTCAGATGGTCCTCAGACTCACAAGGATGAAACCACTGTTGTTGGTCTGACCACTGCATTCCCCTCACTGACCACTGTGGATGACTCCCTCCCAGGCAGGCAAACCTTTGTCTACCAAACCCACCATACACCAGAGGCCACAGAAGTGTTGACCACAGCTACGGGACCGGTGACCCAGAGGCCACAGCATACAGAGGAGGACACGCATGTAACTAGCACTCTTGCTAGCACTGTCCCTACCACTGTTGTTACAACCCTGCTAGCTAGCACCAACGCTGCAACTCCATTAACAACACGTCAGCTCCAGCCCAGCACCACTGCTAAACCACACACACCCCACGTGACACTTTCTCCCATGGAGACAACTCAGGTGCTGACAGccaccaccacagagcagcacCAGCCGACCTCCCGAACAGTCACGCCATCTCTGACTTCCAGCTCATCCCAACCCGAAGATGTTTCTACTGATGTGAGCACACTGCACCTAGAGACCAGCACTGCTACACCGGGAAATACCACTGCACATGGCAGGCACACCACTGCCTCCTACAGTACAAGTGCCCCTACCAGGAGCACTGCTGTAGTGACCACAGGAAAGCACACTGAAAGAGGCTCCACGCAGAAGGAAGCCACAACCACGCAGATTCCCGTGAAGTCCACTACAACTCCTG ATCACATATGTATGCTTAAGACATGTGCGAATGGAGGCAAATGTGTGCAAGGCCACAAGTGTGAGTGTCTGCCAGCCTGGACAGGAGCCAATTGCACTGAGG ATGTGGACGAGTGTGTGAGTAATCCGTGCCCAAAAGACTCAAAGTGTGTGAACACCAGGGGTTCATTCACCTGTAAGTGTGCCCTTGGCTACGACCTGGAGGATGGCCGCAGCTGCACACAAG CAAAGACGTTCCTTGGGACATTCAGCGTGAACAGCTCTTTGAACATCAGAAGCGCTGGTCTGCATGAGCTACACAAGGAGATCTTACAGCTG ttggACGCCGCCCTCTCCGTTCTGCATGGTTATAGACGTTCTACTCTAGA TGATACAGGGGGATGGAATATCTCTGCTAGGAACATGTTCTCCTTGTCCTCTAATGTGACCAGCTCTGAGGTCTACAGCAGAATCCAGACATTTCTGAGAAACTGCAACAAACCACGATCACGCTGCACCCTCAAGCTTCATCACCAACTCGCTTATCAAG GGGAGAGTCTGTGCCTGCCCAAATACAATAAGTGTGACACTCAGTCTTCTGTATGCAATGATACGAACGGGACTCTATTCTGCCAGTGTCTTCAAGGCTTTTTCAAAAAGAACCCAGAGGATACCACCTGCAGAG ACTGTGGTGATGGTTTTGCGCTGGTTAATGAAACTTGTGTGGA ATGTACATTTGGATTTGGTGGTTTCAACTGCAATAATT tttatGGGCTGATAGCGAAGGTGGTGTCTCCTGCTGCTGGAGGCTTGCTGCTCATCATTATCATCGCTCTCATAGTCGCATGCTGCAG AAAGGACAAGAATGACATCAACAAAATCATCTTTAAAAGTGGGGACCTTCAGATGTCTCCATATGCAGAGTTTCCCAAAAGCAGCCGTGTGTCTATGGAGTGGGGCAGAGAAACCATTGAGATGCAAGAAAATGGCAGCACTAAGAATCTCCTACAGATGACAGATATCTATTATTCA CCAGCTCTGCGAAATGCAGATCTGGAGAGGAATGGGCTTTACCCATTCTCTGGCCTCCCTGGTTCACGCCACTCCTGCATCTATCCAGCACAGTGGAACCCATCATTCATCAGTGATGACTCACGACGGAGGGACTATTTCTGA
- the slc12a8 gene encoding solute carrier family 12 member 8, producing MSTHVQELFHENAQGSQIHAQPWWKVKLFVWEPVLFGTWDGVFTTCMINIFGVVLFLRTGWLVGNTGVLLGMLLVSLVVQVALVTVMSGIGVCERCSVGSGGIYAMISTVLGGRVGGTVGLLYVFGQCVAGAMYITGFAESIADVLTVQSVWAVRGISVAVLLALLGINLAGVKWIVRLQLILLAILAVSTLDFVIGTFSHLDPEHGFIGYSEELLGTNTLPDYMPGETFFTVFGVFFPAATGVMAGFNMSSDLQKPEHNIPVGTLAAIFTSWFLYLVFVFLLGAICTRDALRYDFLIAEKVSLVGFLFLLGLYVSSLASCMGGLYGAPRVLQCIAQERVIPALAFLGQGKGPNKTPVAAICLTSMISMAFIFIGKVNILAPIVTINFMLTYSIIDYSYFCVAKSYELQAKERRPLIERPSSRKPLVTSSHPCYGSNGAMSNPSNGTLLEFTKDMNQIFPLPSAGSTEEEKASSPAAKAWGRKAKVPAKETLSSSFGLDLNSNSPLEKGKDERQFEQSIGPDDETSSQTGLMESESGGERKLSLPTHDPIELDQLPREATDKNESKPKLEASEIRPIPNSFYARFCNHWVALIGALSSVMIMFVIQWVYALVNMSIALLLFLYIGKASPGLPTGAAARFSFFRWIKSSLSSLGRGKRECRDQIVVTPSLSAVGMETRQLTEENADFAFRDRYHHSSIINTVDKMVHPQLR from the exons ATGAGTACACACGTTCAAGAGTTATTTCATGAGAATGCCCAG GGCTCTCAGATTCATGCTCAGCCATGGTGGAAGGTGAAGCTCTTTGTGTGGGAGCCTGTGCTCTTTGGCACCTGGGATGGTGTCTTCACCACATGCATGATCAACATTTTTGGAGTTGTTCTCTTTCTTCGCACTGGTTGGCTTGTG GGTAACACTGGGGTGTTACTGGGAATGCTTCTTGTGTCACTGGTGGTCCAGGTTGCCTTGGTGACTGTCATGTCAGGTATTGGTGTTTGTGAGCGCTGTAGTGTTGGCAGTGGGGGCATTTATGCAATGATCTCTACGGTTCTCGGAGGAAGAGTTGGAGGCACTGTAGGGCTCCTCTATGTGTTCGGACAG TGTGTGGCTGGAGCCATGTACATCACAGGCTTTGCTGAGTCCATTGCTGACGTGCTGACTGTGCAGAGTGTGTGGGCTGTCAGAGGGATCTCTGTGGCTGTCCTGCTGGCCTTGCTGGGGATCAACCTGGCTGGCGTGAAATGGATTGTCCGATTGCAGCTTATCTTGCTGGCAATCCTGGCAGTGTCCACTCTGGACTTCGTCATTGGAACCTTCAGCCATTTGGATCCAG AGCATGGTTTTATTGGCTATTCAGAGGAGCTCTTGGGGACAAATACTCTGCCAGACTACATGCCTGGAGAGACTTTCTTCACTGTGTTTGGAGTTTTCTTTCCAGCTGCTACAG gagtgATGGCGGGTTTCAACATGAGCTCAGATCTTCAAAAGCCTGAGCACAACATCCCTGTGGGCACCTTGGCAGCTATCTTCACCTC GTGGTTCCTGTATCTCGTCTTTGTGTTCTTGCTGGGAGCCATCTGCACCAGAGATGCTTTGCGCTATGATTTCTTAATAGCGGAAAAG gtcTCCTTGGTGGGTTTCCTGTTCCTGCTGGGCCTCTATGTCTCCTCCCTGGCCTCTTGCATGGGTGGCCTGTATGGGGCCCCCAGGGTTCTGCAGTGCATCGCCCAGGAGAGAGTTATCCCTGCTTTGGCTTTCCTGGGACAAGGG AAGGGACCGAATAAGACGCCAGTGGCAGCCATCTGTCTGACGAGCATGATCTCCATGGCCTTCATCTTTATAGGGAAGGTCAACATTCTGGCTCCTATCGTCACCATCAACTTCATGCTGACCTACAGCATCATTGACTATTCCTACTTCTGCGTGGCCAAGAGCTATGAGCTACAAGCCAAGGAGAGAAGACCTTTGATTGAAAGACCTAGCTCAAGGAAACCACTAGTGACAAGCAGTCACCCGTGTTATGGCAGCAATGGTGCCATGAGCAACCCCAGTAATGGCACGCTGCTGGAGTTCACTAAAGACATGAACCAGATATTTCCACTCCCCAGCGCAGGCagcacagaggaagagaaagccTCTAGTCCTGCAGCCAAGGCCTGGGGCAGGAAGGCAAAAGTTCCTGCTAAAGAAACACTGAGCAGCAGTTTTGGGTTGGACTTGAACAGCAATAGCCCTTTAGAGAAGGGAAAGGATGAGAGGCAGTTTGAACAAAGCATTGGCCCAGATGATGAGACCAGCAGCCAGACAGGGCTTATGGAGTCTGAGTCAGGAGGGGAGAGGAAACTGTCCCTGCCTACTCATGACCCTATTGAACTGGATCAGCTACCAAGGGAGGCAACAGACAAGAATG AGTCAAAACCAAAGCTGGAAGCATCTGAAATACGACCCATCCCAAATTCATTTTATGCCAGGTTTTGCAATCATTGGGTTGCATTAATTGGT GCTCTGTCTTCCGTTATGATAATGTTTGTCATCCAGTGGGTTTATGCCTTGGTGAATATGAGTATTGCGCTCCTCCTTTTCCTCTACATTGGAAAAGCAAGTCCAGGTTTGCCAACAG GTGCAGCGGCCCGCTTCAGCTTTTTCCGGTGGATAAAGAGCTCTCTAAGCAGCCTGGGCAG GGGAAAACGCGAGTGTAGGGACCAGATTGTGGTGACACCATCTTTGTCAGCAGTTGGCATGGAAACCAGGCAGTTgactgaagaaaatgcagactttgcCTTCCGAGACCGCTACCACCATTCCTCTATCATCAACACCGTGGATAAGATGGTCCATCCACAGCTTCGCTGA